A genome region from Cryptosporidium parvum Iowa II chromosome 8, whole genome shotgun sequence includes the following:
- a CDS encoding SNW family nuclear protein, which yields MKKNQLALELHKSANITDLSVLEDEKKLVRFGNSGKLKHRGEHLKRPTESEELEIYEKTKKALNLVIDRKQDTLYPFKESKKEAKTEFIKYRSSSDTIGYDPRFAERIIKVVERPKDPLELPKFKNRILGGTKREEMVPILRPPSKKLTQEEIKEWNIPPSISNWKNPMGYTVPLDKRVQADTRDLINISVNDRFATLSESLQLAEKNAREQIKLRNELQKQKKIREEMEREEKLRKLAESSRYERSSHHLLSKIPEFYQDKKEGSDEDNDEFDHIRRIELEKRREIEREFRQERAGKKSKTLRDSDRDISEHIALGQAQSANIGSSSESQFDARLFNKVSGLDSGFSNDTISVYDKPLFNTNNLKHRGLYTFEESRVEESIGGRVHVPSFSGTDNSKTALRTKPVEFERDEDDPFGLDKLIDSVRKDYKK from the coding sequence atgaagaaaaatcaattaGCGTTAGAATTACATAAAAGTGCTAATATAACGGATTTGTCTGTATtagaagatgaaaaaaagTTGGTAAGATTTGGTAATAGTGGAAAATTAAAACACAGAGGAGAACATTTGAAAAGACCTACGGAGTCAGAAGAATTAGAGATTTATGAAAAAACTAAAAAAGCTTTGAATTTAGTAATTGATAGAAAACAGGATACTCTTTATCCATTTAAAGAAAGCAAAAAAGAAGCTAAGACTGAATTCATAAAATATAGATCGAGTTCCGATACTATTGGATACGATCCAAGGTTTGCTgaaagaataattaaagtAGTGGAAAGACCTAAAGATCCTTTAGAACTTcctaaatttaaaaatagaatATTGGGAGGTACAAAAAGGGAGGAAATGGTTCCTATTTTAAGACCACCATCAAAAAAGCTTACTCAAGAGGAAATTAAAGAGTGGAATATTCCCCCAAGTATTTCAAATTGGAAAAACCCTATGGGTTATACTGTTCCTTTAGATAAAAGAGTACAAGCTGATACTCgtgatttaattaatatctCAGTTAATGATAGATTTGCAACATTAAGTGAATCTTTACAACTTGCAGAGAAGAATGCAAGAGAACAAATTAAACTTAGAAATGAACTTCAAAAACAGAAGAAAATTAGAGAAGAAATGGAAAGAGAGGAAAAACTTAGAAAATTAGCAGAGTCGTCCAGATATGAAAGAAGTAGCCATCATCttctttcaaaaattcCAGAATTTTATCAGGATAAAAAAGAAGGTTCAGATGAAGATAATGACGAATTTGATCATATTAGAAGAatagaattagaaaaaagGAGAGAAATTGAAAGAGAATTTAGGCAGGAAAGAGCAGggaaaaaatcaaaaacaTTACGTGATAGCGATAGAGATATTTCTGAACATATTGCTTTAGGCCAAGCTCAGTCTGCTAATATTGGGTCTTCTTCTGAGTCCCAGTTTGATGCAAGACTATTTAACAAGGTATCAGGATTAGATTCAGGATTTTCCAATGATACTATAAGTGTTTATGATAAGCcattatttaatacaaataatttaaaacatAGAGGATTATATACTTTTGAAGAAAGTAGAGTTGAAGAAAGTATTGGAGGAAGAGTTCATGTACCTTCATTTTCAGGTACTGATAATTCCAAAACAGCTCTCAGAACAAAACCTGTTGAATTTGAAAGGGATGAAGATGATCCTTTTGGATTggataaattaattgattcagTAAGAAAGGATTACAAAAAGTAA
- a CDS encoding transcription elongation factor TFIIS, which produces MSDSKDIILEIKLMKESLERLILNKESESTYDEVMKILEKLESVCINREILKQTKIGVVMTAVKKGFCTVNNIAIVTKADELIRKWKDSLATNTQQAPNNNEKLNDQNVSSTAKKLKQSAENKTKDIQESQNQVKNETKEEIKEEEILHKEYTGPLTGDVMRDKARHFLWKAMVTGVPYSQAKLMKESQVCEIAAEIESVLHREYIVKGDNSVRDYNLQLKTIKWNLSDLKNPELNSKLYVGKITPEEIARMQSREMASDAKQKEREKHKQESLEACQSDWDLRNLIQKEGQFTCGKCKTNKTTYYQMQTRSADEPMTTFVRCLNCGNRWKF; this is translated from the coding sequence atgagtgattcaaaagatattattcttgaaattaaattaatgaagGAAAGTTTGGAAAGACTCATTTTAAACAAAGAGTCAGAATCTACATATGACGaagtaatgaaaattttagAAAAGCTTGAATCAGTTTGTATTAATCGAGAAATACTCAAGCAGACTAAAATAGGGGTAGTCATGACTGCAGTTAAAAAGGGGTTTTGCAcagtaaataatattgcCATAGTCACAAAGGCTGatgaattaattagaaaatgGAAGGATTCATTAGCAACTAATACTCAACAAGcaccaaataataatgagaaattaaatgatcAAAACGTCTCATCTACAGCTAAGAAACTCAAACAATCTGcagaaaataaaacaaaagatattcaagaaaGCCAAAACCAAGTTAAAAACGaaacaaaagaagaaattaaagaagaagaaattttaCATAAAGAATATACTGGACCTTTGACAGGTGATGTAATGAGAGACAAAGCAAGACATTTTCTATGGAAGGCTATGGTAACAGGAGTGCCTTATTCTCAAgcaaaattaatgaaagaaTCACAAGTTTGTGAAATTGCTGCAGAAATTGAATCTGTATTACATCGAGAGTATATAGTCAAAGGTGATAATTCAGTTCGTGATTATAATTTACAACttaaaacaattaaatgGAATTTAAGCGATTTAAAAAACCCTGAACTGAACTCTAAATTATATGTTGGTAAAATTACTCCAGAAGAAATTGCTAGAATGCAAAGTAGAGAAATGGCATCAGATGCAAAACAGAAGGAGAGAGAGAAACACAAACAGGAAAGTTTGGAAGCTTGCCAGTCCGATTGGGATTTGAGgaatttaatacaaaaagaGGGTCAATTTACTTGCGGAAAATGCAAGACAAATAAAACAACATATTACCAAATGCAGACAAGATCAGCTGACGAACCCATGACAACATTTGTACGTTGTTTAAATTGTGGCAATCGTTGGAAGTTTTAA
- a CDS encoding WD40 repeat and RING finger domain-containing protein translates to MLNSVDVDKSGRFGIFSRKDVYIYNLDRWKDRIDDGLEFIKVDKGKKIGLKKSTEASSNLNSIFMDEYDHNSSKYPEIVKFGTHPSMYGNFINIQGNLILYGSLETIGLDCISTQMMNISSFDWSPHFSTGTFVTSCEDALIRVSDIRSKSLDLSFMSFYNTNCIKWNPLNSYLIGALHENGEFLSIYDLRVLKSTGIISRNQWLNDNLKRKERETRGREKGNTEFTWLPLSSDKVLISETDYLCIIDFKIAIESSNTAYNSIADCNNNLRVRNGAQYISLTNPNISPDFEILNFSSSSVEEDDELGEDEGNSLMNQGHTQVDTEMDIQDLNWKNRTNIKVNTFDFLPGTNDLIINDKNGRFYFSEIKYSDDLELKKLKLKYSGPVKRIFSRENNGLTVFGGLKAASHSSISYFESEEKNIKYDFYATSLPQINNKRNTTEDEKYKMSNLTLQSFCLDWFYRDLNMIYEKVKLNQQMANNLISISIESNERIIAKLSRHPSLRGKFVMEDNTNLNLVIDSFEFTIILTTQKNNIKATYYFTNNTILLIKEIFSYLSIIEKSELNINSCGQEFKKLQNYDYTSLNYLHVKEKNYMQNLIPVRVYVDNIILNGKEREKLCELFRIELDKELLISLFNETVISNKAQVSKQLIDWVWIISSLPELIFGLLIQNDGSKKEQQLELISSTRKHVYGIGFEQHAIVGENYEKKARISFTFNTLDKLIISQGNYLVVMKVNNEDDWNRATRYENILIEINEMLRKVEYISEERFLYGDYFKYAYVLFSWLTRVLYKQNRRRSVKDIQNFSIDPTNIEENSNLSMMLCPTVVHSYFKNKSDANTSRRQFDHIIDSVTPITYKFNLTCSSSSCFDQIDKTKLFILLKKLYLEIKNNYDARILVVAIQKLSNHIKRTEDWYKLKNDSKMGLGNRLEGMGANELISELELNPVSLSEIQRGGIISDNNGSILAHSVSPFPLDLTLYSEYKSTQVLKLASEACSICLEPVFGLYTRCISCKHGGHIKHIKDWFEDRTICPMVNCKCKCVPEEWK, encoded by the coding sequence ATGTTGAATTCTGTGGATGTTGATAAATCAGGTagatttggaatatttagTAGGAAGGatgtttatatatataatttagatAGATGGAAAGATAGAATAGATGATGGGCTAGAATTTATTAAGGTAGATAAAGGAAAGAAGATAGGATTAAAGAAGTCTACAGAAGCAAGTAGTAACcttaattcaatttttatgGATGAATATGACCATAATAGTTCTAAGTATCCTGAAATAGTAAAATTTGGAACTCATCCAAGTATGTATGGGAATttcataaatattcaagGGAATTTAATACTATATGGAAGTTTGGAAACTATTGGACTGGATTGTATTTCAACTCAGATGATGAATATCAGTTCTTTTGACTGGAGTCCTCATTTTTCAACAGGTACTTTTGTAACAAGTTGTGAGGATGCGTTAATAAGAGTCTCAGATATAAGGAGTAAAAGTCTAGACTTATCATTCATGTCGTTCTATAATACAAATTGCATTAAATGGAATCCtttaaattcttatttaataGGAGCTTTACATGAAAATGGAGAATTTTTAAGTATTTATGATCTTAGAGTTTTAAAGTCTACTGGTATAATATCTAGAAATCAGTGGCtaaatgataatttgaaaagaaaggaGAGAGAGACAAGAGGTAGAGAAAAGGGTAATACCGAATTTACATGGTTACCATTATCATCAGATAAAGTTTTGATTTCCGAAACAGATTATTTATGtataattgattttaaaataGCTATTGAAAGCTCTAATACAGCTTATAATAGTATTGCAgattgtaataataatttaagagTTAGAAATGGAGCACAATATATATCATTAACAAATCCTAATATTTCTCCAGATTTTGAAATACTCAACTTTTCATCAAGTTCGGTTGAAGAGGATGATGAACTAGGAGAGGATGAAGGTAATAGCTTAATGAATCAAGGTCATACTCAAGTTGATACAGAAATGGATATTCAGGATTTAAACTGGAAGAATAGAACAAATATAAAGGTTAATacatttgattttttacCAGGAACAAATGatctaataattaatgataaaaatggAAGATTCTACTTTAGTGAAATCAAATATAGCGATGATTTGGAACTTAAAAAgcttaaattaaaatatagtGGGCCAGTAAAGAGAATTTTTTCAAGAGAAAATAATGGACTAACAGTTTTTGGAGGATTAAAAGCAGCAAGTCACTCAAGTATTAGTTATTTTGAAagtgaagaaaaaaatataaaatatgaTTTTTATGCAACTTCTTTACcacaaataaataataaaagaaatactacagaagatgaaaaatacaaaatgtCAAACTTGACACTTCAAAGCTTCTGTTTGGACTGGTTTTATAGAGATTTGAATATGATCTATGAAAAAGTAAAGTTAAACCAACAAATGGCAAATAATCTAATATCAATTTCTATTGAGTCAAACGAAAGGATTATAGCAAAACTTTCAAGACATCCATCATTACGTGGGAAATTTGTAATGGAAGATAATACAAATCTTAATTTAGTTATTgattcttttgaatttacaataattttaacaacacaaaaaaataatattaaagctacttattatttcactaataatacaattCTCTTAATTAAAGAGATTTTTTCATATCtttctattattgaaaaatcagaattaaatattaattcatgtggacaagaatttaaaaaattacaaaattaTGACTACACGTCACTAAATTATTTGCAtgtaaaagaaaaaaattacatgCAAAATTTAATACCGGTAAGAGTTTATGTggataatataatattgaatgGTAAAGAGAGAGAGAAATTGTGtgaattatttagaatAGAACTTGATAaggaattattaatatcattatttaatgaaacaGTGATAAGTAATAAAGCTCAAGTATCAAAGCAATTAATAGATTGGGTATGGATTATTTCTAGTTTAccagaattaatatttggattattaattcaaaatgatggatcaaaaaaagaacaaCAATTAGAGTTAATATCATCAACTAGAAAGCATGTATATGGGATAGGATTTGAACAACATGCAATAGTTGGTGAAAATTATGAGAAAAAAGCAAGAATTTCATTTACATTTAATACATTAGATAAATTGATCATATCTCAAGGAAATTATTTAGTAGTAATGAAAGTGAATAATGAGGATGATTGGAATAGAGCTACAAGGTATgagaatatattgattgAGATTAATGAAATGTTAAGAAAAGTGGAATATATTTCAGAGGAAAGGTTCTTATATGGagattattttaaatatgcATATGTACTATTTAGTTGGCTAACAAGAGTTTTATATAAGCAAAATAGAAGACGTAGTGTCAAGGATATACAGAATTTTAGTATAGATCCAAccaatattgaagaaaattcaaatttgagTATGATGTTATGTCCGACAGTTGTTCACTCAtattttaagaataaaagtGATGCTAATACATCTAGAAGACAGTTTGACCATATAATTGATTCTGTTACTCCTATCACATACAAGTTTAATTTAACTTGTTCTAGTTCATCATGTTTTGATCAGATTGATAAAACAAAgctttttattttactaaagaaattatatttggaaattaaaaataattatgatGCTAGAATTTTGGTGGTGGCTATTCAAAAGCTTTCAAATCATATAAAGAGAACCGAAGATTGGTATAAgttaaaaaatgattcaaaaaTGGGATTAGGAAATCGATTAGAAGGAATGGGAGCAAATGAACTCATTTCAGAGTTGGAGTTGAATCCAGTATCATTATCTGAAATACAAAGAGGAGGAATAATATCAGATAATAATGGTTCAATTTTAGCTCATTCTGTTTCACCTTTTCCCTTGGATTTGACTTTATATTCAGAATATAAATCTACTCAAGTACTGAAACTTGCATCAGAAGCTTGCAGTATTTGTTTGGAACCAGTTTTTGGTCTTTATACACGTTGTATAAGTTGTAAGCATGGAGGTCATATAAAGCATATTAAAGATTGGTTCGAGGATAGGACAATATGCCCTATGGTAAACTGTAAATGCAAATGCGTCCCGGAAGAATGGAAGTAG
- a CDS encoding translation initiation factor if-2 betam beta subunit ZnR: protein MSEKELIEGVQKMDMGYDFGEKKKKKKSKEHKTGVSEVESSYVDGSGQLFVKGAIYPYEELLERVRRLILEHNPDLWGAKRYTLKPPQVVRVGSKKVAWINFQEICNIMQRNADHVFQFVLSELGTEGSIAGDGQLVLKGKYGPKHIEVLLRKYIMEYVACSMCKSPNTRLERDNRTRLYTIVCAACGANRSVQNIKTGFHAVSRADRKKAKAA from the coding sequence ATGTCagagaaagaattaattgaagGAGTGCAGAAGATGGATATGGGTTATGATTTTGgtgaaaagaagaagaagaagaagagtaAGGAACATAAGACGGGAGTTTCTGAAGTAGAAAGCAGTTATGTTGATGGATCAGGACAATTATTTGTCAAGGGTGCAATTTACCCATATGAAGAACTTTTAGAAAGAGTCAGAAGATTGATTCTTGAGCACAATCCAGATTTGTGGGGAGCAAAGAGATATACACTAAAACCACCACAAGTTGTTAGAGTTGGAAGTAAGAAGGTAGCTTGGATTAATTTCCAAGAAATTTGCAATATTATGCAAAGAAATGCAGACCACGTTTTCCAGTTCGTGTTAAGTGAATTGGGAACTGAAGGATCAATTGCAGGAGATGGTCAGCTTGTATTAAAGGGTAAATATGGGCCAAAACACATTGAAGTTTTGCTTAGGAAATACATTATGGAATATGTTGCATGTTCTATGTGTAAATCTCCAAATACTAGACTTGAAAGAGATAATAGAACCCGTCTATATACAATTGTTTGTGCCGCTTGTGGTGCCAATAGAAGTGTACAAAACATTAAAACTGGTTTCCACGCTGTTTCTAGAGCTGATAGAAAGAAGGCTAAAGCTGCATAA
- a CDS encoding protein with 12x transmembrane regions, protein MENQVISQEKATNEMKKSSQARLHYLDWLKTLAVWLVVFVHVIYYLNLLNIGITRSEKEIVRQMIVFFSEFGMPIFFYVSGRASFLSSTPSLGVLLRKKILRLALPLISGYFILLPITHYVANGRRPCTYTLDGAPANFHLYYFMYVKDFKCHGFEWLWFLALLIVISVVMFPFMKVMKGQKKSENISYIISCGCIAAVFGPIVIYSYNFHPLALFGLSFPLMIMLVSSLVMKSNRDGKSSLNLALIYLTAASFILGSLFLAFYSNVEYNSNTSTISSDNHKPVFPEKGFLRVIDDRRMMLAIIFYISFFAVGFIDQLLSHYCSINHQVIPENQALIGSSDPLNSEESSDLTIPIPSSSQDQFNINACKEFNFGNTKNHQQSVDKISLSNDYNYYSSNKIHSIINNMPGMFKPTLVFISLVLYSISFSLGNDGIGYMWAFPMYRIPSSSLFYVTGSWIIVFVLDSICHSLLNHVFIPNLYFHFTASSIIIYIVHMLWLEVTMSYIIIPLQIPYLQSIFLTFTITTILSIATYILAIKVKFIGFIVGLTTTFTSKSNSNSRKNQVSDAKTKTHQVCV, encoded by the coding sequence ATGGAGAATCAGGTAATTTCCCAAGAAAAGGCTACCAATGAGATGAAGAAATCGAGCCAGGCTCGCCTTCACTACTTGGATTGGCTGAAAACACTGGCTGTTTGGCTGGTAGTTTTCGTTCAtgtaatttattacttGAACCTACtaaatattggaataaCAAGAAGTGAAAAGGAAATTGTCAGACAAATGATTGTATTTTTCTCAGAATTTGGAATgcccatttttttttacgTTTCAGGAAGAGCTAGTTTTCTTTCAAGTACTCCAAGCTTGGGtgtattattaagaaaGAAGATTTTACGTTTGGCTTTACCTCTAATTTCTGGGTATTTTATTCTATTACCAATAACACATTACGTGGCAAATGGTAGAAGGCCATGTACTTATACATTAGATGGAGCTCCTGCcaattttcatctttacTATTTCATGTATGTCAAAGATTTTAAATGTCATGGGTTTGAATGGCTTTGGTTTTTAGCATTATTGATTGTTATTTCTGTGGTGATGTTTCCCTTTATGAAGGTTATGAAAGGTCAGAAAAAGAGTGAGAATATTTCATATATAATTTCATGCGGATGTATTGCAGCAGTTTTTGGTCCTATCGTAATATATAGTTATAATTTTCATCCATTAGCACTTTTTGGGCTTTCATTTCCGCTAATGATTATGTTAGTTTCATCTCTAGTAATGAAATCAAATAGGGATGGGAAATCAAGTCTAAATCTTgctttaatatatttaacaGCTGCATCATTTATACTTGGAAGCTTATTTCTAGCATTTTATAGTAACGTTGAATATAATTCCAACACTTCAACTATATCCTCTGATAACCACAAACCCGTTTTTCCTGAAAAAGGATTTCTTAGAGTTATTGATGACAGAAGAATGATGTTAgctattattttctatatttcattctttGCTGTTGGTTTTATTGACCAACTACTAAGTCATTATTGTTCTATAAATCATCAAGTCATTCCCGAAAACCAAGCTTTAATTGGAAGTTCTGACCCTCTAAATTCTGAAGAGTCTTCTGATTTAACTATACCAATACCAAGCTCCAGTCAAGatcaatttaatattaatgcttgcaaagaattcaattttGGTAATACTAAAAATCACCAACAATCTGTTGACAAAATAAGCCTTTCAaatgattataattattattccagTAATAAGATCCacagtattattaataatatgcCAGGAATGTTTAAACCAACTCTCGTTTTCATTTCTTTGGTTTTATATTCAATCAGCTTTTCTTTGGGTAATGATGGCATTGGATATATGTGGGCATTCCCAATGTATAGAATACCAAGTAGCTCATTATTCTATGTTACAGGATCATGGATTATCGTATTTGTATTGGATTCAATATGCCATTCACTACTTAATCATGTATTTATTCCAAACTTATATTTCCATTTTACAGCATCAtcaattataatatatattgtaCATATGCTTTGGCTTGAAGTAACTATGTCTTATATAATCATTCCGCTCCAGATACCATATTTACAATCAATCTTCCTTACTTTCACTATTACAACAATATTAAGTATAGCAACATATATCTTAGCAATCAAGGTTAAATTTATCGGATTTATTGTTGGACTCACTACCACTTTCACTTCTAAATCAAATAGTAATTCAAGGAAGAATCAGGTATCTGACGCAAAGACAAAGACTCACCAGGTATGTGTTTAA
- a CDS encoding cell differentiation protein rcd1, which produces MIPQGGLNNSGGGIMAPSSASTAPPSSSSSSSSSSAPSMPLHSSNSMAASVPSSNSASSSNSVPSNSLSASISGKVQQRISQGELGIGGGIPNQISVSGDVGILPSPSDNSGDLKGNENIIQKEREKVYQYLVDMTCSSKREMALSKLSKYRETFPDLAPLMWHSFGCITALLQEIISIYPLLSPPNLSNQASNRTCNCLALLQCVASHSETRAHFLAAHIPLYLYPFLNTVTKSRPFEYLRLTSLGVIGALVKVDDPEVVSFLLQTEIIPLCLRVMETGSELSKTVATFIIQKILLDDLGLTYICATPERFFTVCQVLGNVITQHNEAPSPRLLKHIIRCYLRLSENSKVRDALKQTIPSVILSPSFKMIFHDDGVTTKWLHQLYANIC; this is translated from the coding sequence atgATACCACAAGGAGGATTAAACAACTCAGGAGGCGGAATAATGGCTCCTTCCTCTGCATCTACAGCGCCACcatcatcttcttcctcctcatcttcatcttctgCTCCTTCTATGCCATTacattcttcaaattcaatgGCAGCTTCTGTGCCATCCTCTAATTCGGCATCATCATCTAATTCAGTACCATCCAATTCTCTTTCAGCTTCTATTAGTGGAAAGGTACAACAGAGAATTTCTCAAGGAGAACTTGGAATAGGTGGAGGGATCCCAAATCAAATTTCTGTTTCAGGAGATGTAGGAATTTTACCATCACCATCAGATAATAGTGGTGACTTGAAAGggaatgaaaatattatccaaaaagaaagagagaaagtttatcaatatttagtTGATATGACTTGCTCTTCAAAAAGAGAAATGGCATTATCAAAACTTTCAAAATATCGCGAAACATTCCCAGATTTGGCTCCGCTAATGTGGCATAGCTTTGGTTGTATTACTGCTCTTTTACAAGAAATCATTTCTATATATCCACTTTTATCTCCTCctaatttatcaaatcaAGCAAGCAACCGGACATGTAATTGTTTAGCCTTATTACAGTGTGTTGCAAGCCATTCGGAAACAAGAGCTCACTTTCTTGCAGCTCATATTCCACTATATCTTTATCCTTTTCTAAATACTGTGACTAAATCACGTCCATTTGAGTATCTCCGTCTCACATCACTTGGTGTTATTGGCGCCCTTGTAAAGGTTGACGATCCTGAAGTTGTGAGCTTTCTTTTACAAACTGAGATCATTCCTCTATGTTTGAGAGTGATGGAAACTGGAAGCGAACTTAGCAAGACTGTCGCGACGTTCATCATACAAAAAATTCTGTTGGATGATCTTGGCCTTACTTATATTTGCGCTACTCCTGAAAGATTCTTTACTGTGTGCCAAGTTCTTGGTAATGTTATTACTCAGCATAATGAGGCTCCTTCCCCGAGACTATTGAAGCATATTATTCGCTGTTATCTAAGATTATCAGAGAACTCCAAAGTTAGAGATGCTTTGAAACAAACCATCCCTTCTGTCATTCTTTCTCCCAGTTTTAAAATGATCTTTCATGATGACGGCGTTACTACTAAATGGTTACATCAACTATATGCAAATATTTGCTGA